A genomic stretch from Ursus arctos isolate Adak ecotype North America unplaced genomic scaffold, UrsArc2.0 scaffold_21, whole genome shotgun sequence includes:
- the KCNJ4 gene encoding inward rectifier potassium channel 4 — protein MHGHSRNGQAHVPRRKRRNRFVKKNGQCNVYFANLSNKSQRYMADIFTTCVDTRWRYMLMIFSAAFLVSWLFFGLLFWCIAFFHGDLEAGPAAAAAAAAAAGTPTGGGGGAAAPTAPKPCIMHVNGFLGAFLFSVETQTTIGYGFRCVTEECPLAVIAVVVQSIVGCVIDSFMIGTIMAKMARPKKRAQTLLFSHHAVISVRDGKLCLMWRVGNLRKSHIVEAHVRAQLIKPYMTQEGEYLPLDQRDLNVGYDIGLDRIFLVSPIIIVHEIDEDSPLYGMGKEELESEDFEIVVILEGMVEATAMTTQARSSYLASEILWGHRFEPVVFEEKSHYKVDYSRFHKTYEVAGTPCCSARELQESKITVLPAPPPPPSAFCYENELALMSQEEEEMEEEAAAAAAVAAGLGLEAGSKEEAGIIRMLEFGSHLDLERMQATLPLDNISYRRESAI, from the coding sequence ATGCACGGGCACAGCCGCAACGGGCAGGCCCACGTGCCCCGGCGGAAACGCCGCAACCGCTTCGTCAAGAAGAACGGCCAATGCAACGTCTACTTCGCCAACCTGAGCAACAAGTCGCAGCGCTACATGGCGGACATCTTCACCACGTGCGTGGACACACGCTGGCGCTACATGCTCATGATCTTCTCCGCGGCCTTCCTCGTCTCCTGGCTCTTCTTCGGCCTCCTCTTCTGGTGTATCGCCTTCTTCCACGGCGACTTGGAGGccggcccggcggcggcggctgcagcggcggcggcggcggggaccCCCACGGGCGGGGGCGGAGGCGCGGCCGCCCCAACGGCCCCCAAGCCCTGCATCATGCACGTGAACGGCTTCCTGGGCGCCTTCCTGTTCTCGGTGGAGACGCAGACGACCATCGGCTACGGGTTCCGCTGCGTGACCGAGGAGTGCCCGCTGGCGGTCATCGCCGTGGTGGTGCAGTCCATCGTGGGCTGCGTCATCGACTCCTTCATGATCGGCACCATCATGGCCAAGATGGCACGGCCCAAGAAGCGGGCGCAGACGCTGCTGTTCAGCCACCATGCGGTCATCTCGGTGCGCGACGGCAAGCTCTGCCTCATGTGGCGCGTGGGCAACCTGCGCAAGAGCCACATCGTGGAGGCCCACGTGCGGGCCCAGCTCATCAAGCCCTACATGACCCAGGAGGGCGAGTACCTGCCGCTGGACCAGCGGGACCTCAACGTGGGCTACGACATCGGCCTGGACCGCATCTTCCTGGTGTCGCCCATCATCATCGTCCACGAGATCGACGAGGACAGCCCGCTCTACGGCATGGGCAAGGAGGAGCTGGAGTCGGAGGACTTTGAGATCGTGGTCATCCTCGAGGGCATGGTGGAGGCCACCGCCATGACCACCCAGGCCCGCAGCTCCTACCTGGCCAGCGAGATCCTGTGGGGCCACCGCTTCGAGCCCGTGGTCTTCGAGGAGAAGAGCCACTACAAGGTGGACTACTCGCGCTTCCACAAGACCTACGAGGTGGCCGGCACGCCCTGCTGCTCCGCCCGGGAGCTGCAGGAGAGCAAGATCACCGTGctgcccgccccgccgcccccgcccagTGCCTTCTGCTACGAGAACGAGCTGGCCCTCAtgagccaggaggaagaggagatggaggaggaggcggcggccgcAGCGGCCGTGGCTGCGGGCCTGGGCCTGGAGGCGGGCTCCAAGGAGGAGGCGGGCATCATCCGAATGCTGGAGTTCGGCAGCCACCTGGATCTGGAGCGCATGCAAGCCACCCTCCCGCTGGACAACATCTCCTACCGCAGGGAGTCTGCCATCTGA